From the genome of Deltaproteobacteria bacterium, one region includes:
- a CDS encoding MBOAT family protein: MLFNSFTFASFFIVVLGVFWSLPKPMRAGWLLVSSLVFYAAWIPQYVLLLLLMILVNYGLLLGVVRTAHARLYLAISLILSLGTLAYFKYADFLVSSSAHILDRLGVSVQPPGVLLPLGISFVTFMMMGLAIDAYRHRGIHARSFSEYALFVTFFPHLIAGPILRGSELIPQLRSGGYLDRGRAHRALWLITAGLSKKVVFADTLLAPYANAVFTSPGFAPAPDHLLAMYSFAFQIYFDFSGYTDIGRGCALLLGYELPMNFREPYLARDPSEFWRRWHMTLSQWLRDYLYVSLGGNRVHPARVYINLFLTMLLGGLWHGAGWNFLIWGGLHGLLLVAHRMVGGSRQDPERPLAVTDIVRIVLLFNVICVLWVFFRAPTFGEATTFLLQLVAGPWRSPWPIFQCAVIAVCVGLHWCERAIRENQTRLQAWTATGVPAAIESFAIGLAVGVVLLLGGFGGEFIYFQF; the protein is encoded by the coding sequence ATGCTGTTCAATAGCTTCACGTTCGCATCCTTCTTCATCGTAGTCTTGGGCGTTTTCTGGTCGCTTCCCAAGCCGATGCGCGCTGGATGGTTGCTCGTATCCAGTCTCGTCTTTTACGCAGCATGGATCCCACAGTACGTATTGTTGCTCCTGCTGATGATCCTCGTGAACTATGGGCTGCTTCTCGGCGTCGTGCGTACCGCTCATGCGCGGCTCTACCTCGCGATCTCGCTGATTCTTAGCCTGGGGACACTCGCGTACTTCAAGTACGCCGACTTCCTGGTCTCTTCGTCAGCCCACATTCTCGATCGCCTCGGTGTCTCGGTGCAGCCTCCGGGCGTGCTCCTGCCGCTCGGAATCTCATTCGTGACGTTCATGATGATGGGCTTAGCGATCGATGCCTATCGACACCGGGGCATCCACGCGCGCTCGTTCTCCGAGTATGCGCTTTTCGTCACGTTCTTCCCGCACCTGATCGCCGGACCGATCCTGCGAGGCTCGGAGTTGATTCCGCAGCTACGCAGTGGCGGATATCTCGATCGAGGACGCGCCCATCGGGCGCTCTGGCTGATTACGGCGGGCTTGAGCAAGAAGGTCGTGTTTGCCGACACGCTGCTCGCTCCGTACGCGAACGCGGTCTTTACTTCGCCCGGCTTCGCCCCGGCTCCGGATCACCTGCTGGCAATGTACTCGTTCGCTTTCCAGATCTATTTCGACTTTTCCGGATATACGGACATCGGCCGGGGCTGTGCGTTGCTCCTTGGCTACGAGCTCCCGATGAACTTTCGCGAGCCGTACCTCGCCCGCGATCCGAGTGAATTTTGGCGTCGCTGGCACATGACGCTGTCGCAATGGCTCCGCGACTATCTGTATGTGTCGCTCGGCGGAAATCGCGTTCATCCGGCCCGGGTGTATATCAATTTGTTCTTGACCATGCTGCTGGGCGGACTCTGGCATGGTGCGGGATGGAACTTTCTGATCTGGGGCGGATTGCACGGACTGTTGCTGGTCGCCCATCGGATGGTGGGCGGAAGCCGCCAGGACCCCGAGCGCCCGCTCGCGGTGACTGACATCGTGCGCATCGTACTTCTCTTCAACGTGATCTGCGTGCTGTGGGTGTTCTTTCGCGCACCGACCTTCGGGGAGGCGACGACGTTCTTGCTCCAGCTCGTCGCTGGACCCTGGCGTAGCCCCTGGCCGATCTTTCAGTGCGCGGTCATCGCGGTGTGCGTAGGGCTCCACTGGTGCGAACGCGCGATCCGGGAGAATCAGACGCGTCTCCAGGCCTGGACCGCGACCGGGGTGCCCGCTGCCATCGAGAGCTTCGCGATCGGCCTTGCGGTGGGAGTCGTACTGCTCCTCGGCGGCTTCGGCGGGGAGTTCATCTACTTCCAGTTCTAA